The Ziziphus jujuba cultivar Dongzao chromosome 1, ASM3175591v1 genome segment GATGAATTACATTAAAAAGACATGAATGGGATACCTATCGCATGTAAAGTATCTTATAGTCTAAAATAGATGCAAAGTTTCCCTTCACTTTTTGATCTTACAATTTCATAATGCACGTTCTGCATACAACTTTAACAGCTACAATATTGTTCCTTACCATTTCCATGGATTCAAACATTCAGTTTCAACCATTACCAACTCTTTTAATGCATACAGGTTTCTGTATTTTGATCCCAATCCAAGATTCAGTAGTCAAGTTGACTGACAAACAACATTCAGATAGCCAGTGGCCTGAGGGCATGCATTACAATAATTAAACGTTTAAGAGTAAAAAACAAACTAAGATCCAGAAAGTGAAAGTGTCTTTTCAAATTGCAACAAGTAGCCACTGCTCCATATTCTTGTGATTTATACAAATCCTGCAAAGACACTAATCTTATGATTAGTCCCAAAAGTAGGTAAGCTAGCTTCTGCAACATTAGGAATATTTTCCTAGTACCATGAAGATTAATGTCACCTGGTTATGGTGACAGAGTTTTTGCCTTGTCAACACTAATAAATTGGACACTCAATTAGAGGCCAACCAATAAGGCTGATGTTTCTAGTCTAGACAGATAAGGCTTGAACATGTTTATTAATCATATATTATAGAAGCATCAAGGCAAAATAGTCCAGTCCCAAAATAGGACTACCTCCAAGGACACCTTGCAAATTGAAATGAATAAGAAAATGGCACAAAGATGAATAATCATCAATCACATTTCTTCGTAGGTGTGCTTCACATTATTACCAGTATGATTGGATTTAACATTGGCAGAGGACACAAATCAACCGACAAAGCACCTATGATTGATTTCACTACATTTAAACTTACAAAATGTTTCAAAAACTACAAAAAACTAtcctaaaaccaaaaaaactacACATAgttaacatttttaatattgGCCAGAGCAAATTCCAAAATTAGAAATCAAAACATACCTGAGCCAGTGTCAATCCCTTGGACTCGTGGCACTTCATCAACTGATCATATTGCTGCTTGATCTTCCTCTGAGTAGCACTGCTCGATGATGTAAACGGGTACAAACATACCAAATCCTGTTCTTTATCCCCAGAATCCGGACCCTTATTACCCCTACCCGCCGCAGCAAACTTCTGTTCACCATTTTCATCATCTTTAGAAATCGAACTCTTCTTCTtggtccttttcttcttcttcttcttcactctCTGATCCCCGCCCGACTCGCTTGATTCTCCATCCAGCAGCGCCGACCCATCAGAGCTTGGGTCCCCACCACCTCCATCGTTCTCAAACAAGCTCTCCCATTTAGGAGAATCAGAAGGTAAGATCTCAAGGAGGAGAGAACGTGCCGAACGGGTCAAATGGGTCGGGTCATTTTCGAAAGCTTGGTGATTCCTATCCTCCAAAGTTTCAGATACAGAATTTTCCAATCCCAAAGGGTCACTCTCACTCTGTTCCGGCTTCTGGGTCAGCTGGGTATCCTGGGTTTGCTGTTGTATTGTCTTCAGCCTTTTgaagacagagaaagagaaaacgAATAGAGAgaaggtgaagaagaagaagaagaagagcgaGAAGCAAAAATAGAACATGGGGTCTGTATATTTGTGATCGATAGAGTAATGAGGAAGCGGAAATCAGAAGAAAGATAGGATAAATATTATGTAGCCGCCATTGAAACGCGTCATTTACAGAGTAACACacagaaaggaaaaggaagaaactTTAACAAGtggttttggatttgtattGGCGGTGTGACTTTTGAAAGTGAGAGAAAATTCCTTTCCTCTTCCTTGTTACTAGTCACAACCCAGTACGCTCCTTTGAAGCTTCTATTGGCTTACTATTTATATATCTCTTTTGCCCGTCCTCTACTTTCTATGGATATGGAGGACTGGCGGTGTGGAAGAacaaaaattagattgttttggGTGCTTATTAGTAAAATATTACTCTCTGCTGTCACATTGCCGTGTCAcctacatatgcatatatatatttttttatatataaatgtgttatttttatatgctaaaaaaaaaaatggataaaaagaCTCGCGTGCGAGCTCAGTGGTTAGCACGCTACAGCCCCCGACCAGTAGACGCTGGGTTTGAGTTTTGGGGTAAgggatgcaaaaaaaaaaagaaaaaattgataaaaatttggGCAATAAATTATACAGAAGAATTGGTTTAGTCAACTTTGTAGTTTTCATGTGAATTCAAGGGTCTTTTCTATTCATTTCATAAATTACAGAGCCGAaggaaataaatattatataatatatatatatatgtatttctttttccatattgattaaattaatgttttctcTGGTCTGAAGAACATGCATTTTCAActtatttaaggaaaattttcTAAAAGAGGTGTATTTATTGTACAAAGTAGAGTCATTAATCAACTAAAGACAAAAGAGAAGAGTGAGCCAAAGTTCGCAGGGCTTTAAGAACCTTCTTTTTATATTATGGTACTCATCGAAGACAGACGGGACCATCaagtcaaattttgatatttgtgATTTTCAGTaacatattatttgttgaatgaTTATATTAGAAACATCAAATTGGTTTACTAAATTTTGAATCAAGTAAACCACCAAATTGTTTGTTATCTAAAATGCAGttaataaactaattttaatgCCAGTAACATATAACATTATGTTGAAATCTTATATTTGTTCATATAGAAATTATCAAGTTACTTTTGTGAATTAATTTCTTTGAATAATGCTTTCATTTTGGccacaaacaaaaatttaaaaagaaaatgatgggACACTTTCTTAGTACAAAACAGTTCCAGGGCTCGATTCTTGAATCATTtcttgagtattatttattttatgactgATAATCTTGACATACGTATAATTGTTTTCCTATGACCATGATCGaacaaaattagtttttttttggtaagtaaataaaattaggTACAGATTctagaaaagaaagaataaatatCAATGCATTCAAGATAATGTTTTAAGGTTCAAATGTTGACCCCTGAATGTATAATGGAATTATTACACTTTTGAAATCTGGTTTTGATTTTACAGGTAGGACCCAATTTTTTTACAGCTTCTAGAGAGCAACATATCATCAAGATTGCAATGATTTAGTCCTGTGATGTAATGGTTCAAGTTGTAGAGGAGCGAAAAGCTATATCCCATTCTAAGAGATATTTAGTATGGAAAATGGGATTTTTAATGTTTCCAATGCCTGGAAATAGGGAATTGTTAGGTAAAAAAGCAAGAACTAAAGCAATAACGAACTCATATATAAACTAggaaaatttcttcttttttcttctaccAGAAGGAAAAGGAGAGAATCTTTGTAGATTCATCATTCCCAAATCCAAAAGCCCACAAGAATGTAAACAATCAACCTCCAGCTAAATTCCCATCTGCCCAACAGAAAAATGATGCTCTACATAAATTGGTGTCAACTTAAACATGCATGGTGCAGAAGAAAACAATCTGATTAAGCTGAATATTATTACTTCTGAAAACTTTCTTACacaaaaaagcaattaaactCACAAGTCACATAAAAATGAAACATTAATATTACTGGAAACCATATGTTTCCATGCTCTAAAGCTATAAAATTTGCACATGGACTCGATTAGCATCGTCTCAATGTGCTAGACTACAGACACTCAATTCTAGATACCATCTTCGACTTTTAATGCTGGAGACCAATCGAAACAGATTtgagtatatatacatatagcttATCCACAATCATCTTTCACAAACTCTTGAGGCTTTCGACCATGCAGTGTGCTGTATATTTGTACAACTTCACCATGGAAAAGCCAACGAATGGTCGTAATCTTCTTGGATGTGTAGattaatttacccaaaaattAATCAACTGAAATTGCAGTATAGgagcatgaaaaaaaaatatatgggaCCATTACTTCAGATCTTGGAGAAAACATCAGCTGCAAATGGCCTCAACAGAGAGTTTCTTCATAACATTAGGACATGGATCACCTCCAAAAATTTCAGGTGCTACAGTCACCGTGCACGAATTTTGTCCAATGCAACTCTGCAAGAAAAAGACAATAACTAAAATTATGCCAGAAAAATGGACATGGCAGTATTGCAAACTGGTTGCTGATTAGTTTGCCAATAAGATAACTGAGATGGCATTAGTTATGTAAGATAGTAGCATACCCTTTGAAAAGCATCATATGATTTATGGGCATGACAGTTTCCCTCACGGTAACTTCCACAAGACCCTTCTGGTGTCCCGAAGCTAGCAAATTTTATTGATGAAATTTTCTGCCCAAGGCCACACGACAAGTGAACTTTAGGCCTCAGGGGTTTATTGACTTTACCAGAGGCTTGCATTTGCCAATTCATTAGGGTTGGCTGCCACTCATTGATATCAGCACATACACTATCTATGTCTCTTCTAACCAAAAAAATGCCATTTGGGTCTCCACCCCATTCTTCAAACGCAACCAACAAATTGCCCGTTGGGCTCAGCCATGAATGAGGAACATGATACCTGAATCGTTAACAACAGTCAGTTTGCGAATAATTCTACATAAACATAACAAGAGCCCCAAATCAAGTTCGCTTATCACTTACCATCTTTGTGAAGCCTCCCCACAATTACTTGAGCATTTCTTCTCATGATATGTTCCAGCATAGTTACAGCCATCACATCTACCAGATGCCTTGTAAGCTGGCCAGTAGCGACCAAGACTTCGTCCATTGATCCATATTTGACCTTTTCCCATGGTGCCCATATCTAACGCTAATGGTGCATGTCCCGCTGGAGCATTGAAAGTGGTCTGTAACCATTAAAGAAAGGGTGCAACATCAAAATCTATTTTCATGCAAATAGCCagaaattaactaataaattgTTTACTTAGAAGTTTGAAATACTCACTTTATACCATGTCAAAGGCTGTCTTCGGGAGACAGAATTACCCTGAATCCACTCAACTGAAGAACTCCCACTGAGTGAATGAAGACCTAAATTTTCTCCTTTCAGACCAACCTGATGAGGAAGACGCAATTAAATGAATCTAAAGCCTGTCAAGGggttgaggaaaaaaaaaaaaaaaaaaaggaaaactagAACAGGTAGAAACAAACCTTGTAGGACCATTTCTGCCATGACAAATCTCTCCTACCCTCGTTGAGACCATTTAATGTAACTGGCCCAAGAACACCAGCATTCCACGTCTCAAAATGAGGACCGACATTCTGTACTCAAATCACAAGCAAAATAAAGTCAAACTCAAAGTCCttgtgaacatttttttttttttttggtaaaatacaaGCATTGTCTGTGTGTGCATGCATGCATCAGAGAGAGAAGAAACAAACCGGAAGCCCAACAGCAATACTTAGAAGTGCAATTTTGTTGACACCAGCTCTCAAGTTCACACCACTACTAAATGTTAATTTAGGAAATTCTAAACTTCCATAAGCAGTACCTGCCCAAAAGTTAAGAAACAGCATGTTATGAATGTAAAGCATATAGCACGTACACATGATATAAACAAGTACTACTGGCTTAAGTATTTTTGTCTACTCTAGGTTGCATCTGAAAGCAAGACCAAGGAAGCAAAGTTTTCATATGTCTGCTTCCAACAAGGAGTTGTATATAATTACAATTCACTTTATTGACCCATGCTCTTGACATTCACTTGAACATACAGCCAATAGACCTATTCTGTTGAAGCTGCAAGACTAACATCACAAACGCCCTTAAGACACTATATATTGCTTACCTGATAGTTGACCGTTGATAAATATATGCAAAGCATGTCCAGCTGATAAGACCGTTAATACGGGATACTTTCCAGTCTTCAAAAATCCTTCATTGGGATCAATCTTTACACTGGCAACAAAAAATGGCATGAGAATCAAATGTCAATAATTTTCAGAAACAAATTCTCAAGAAAAAGATAAAtgggaaataaaaaaagaagacgTAGCATCGTATTACTTACTCTGTCATGTACCACAAATAATCTGAGGCATCTCTTGTGGTATTTATCTGTTCCAACAATCCAACCACTGTGAATGAAGTATCATCATAAGAGGATGTCTCTTCATTGTACGCCTGCCAAGAGAATCCTCCATGCATGGGAACACGGGTCATCTTCATCTGTGCACTTTGAGCACCAATCTATACAGCCATATTAGTAAAATCAACAATTTCCATTCGTTAGAAAATATAAGAAACTTTGAAATCACAAATCACAAGGATTTAAAACATCAAAAGGTGAATGACATTGGAAATAACTCCTTGTTGGTGTATCTTCCCCTATATATTTCCAAAAATGCAACTATTTCATATAATGAATCAGAGTTGATAAATTGTTGGTAATTATGCTTGCCAAAAGTTATGTGTTTAATGATATGCTAATACATATAAATCCTGAAAACTGTGCCTGGTTAAGTAAAGGCATCATTTTCATTTAAACAAAACTGTTTCTCACCCTTGCTGTGTTATAGACTGTGTTCTTGCAGTCAGGGAGAATGCTGATAGACCAAGGAGGCAGATTGTAGTGCATATTCCCAAAGGCAATTTTTGCATAAGAATTTGGGTTGTAATTTGCAAGGAATGCAGCACAAGCTCCAGACTTTGATTTGAATACGTGAGCCTGTAGGGGTTTTACACTTTCAGAAGTTAGGTTTACTTCCAGATCAATTTTCTATAggataatcttttttttcttaaaaatctgTAGTAAATTCAACCTGCTGATAATTTCCAAGTGGTGTTACAACAGGATCTGCAGATACCAAAGCTGGTTCACACAGTTTTATTGCTCTGTGCAAATCTTTTAAATGGCCCCATTTGGGTTGCCTCAATAATCCTGCATGGAGTATAAATAGATTCCTTCATATTCAAGCAAAAACCATGAATTCTAAGTATTTTACAATCCTACAACATAGGATAAAAGggaggaaagttgatatttggTTTTTTGTCTAGATTGCAGAAAAAGTGGGATAATGAATgctaccaaaatatttttattcaagaaacaaaacaatacaAACAGCACTAGAAAAGTTGTAAAGAAACTATATAGTGTATatattcaaatccaaaatcCTTTTGCACATACCAAATTCATCAAGAGGAGCGTCATAATCATAGCTAGTAGCAATAAACGGGCCACCAGCAGTTCGACCAAAATTTGTTCCACCATGGTACTGGGATCATGAAAACAAGcaaaaagaaatcaattaaCCTATCAAGAAAATGGTTTTTCAGGGTAATTTTGACAAACAATTAAATTAccatataataattaatgaatgcTCCCCCCTTCTGTATGAACCTTGCAACTGAGAAGGCCAAGTCTTCAGCTGGTCGGTGTGGAACTGGACCGCCAAACTCAGTATACCTGCAGAAAATCAAAGAAGATAAAGAACAATAGCAAACTCAGAATATTGCACCTAGAGCAGGTACAAGCATGCAAATTTACCAGCCAGTCCAGGCTTCAGTCCACATCTTTGGCTTATAAGCCTTGTTTGGAGAGAAGTAGTCACAGTAGAATCCATTGCAGGCATTAATCTGTTGAGACACAAatcatatttatgaaaatatttattttttttgtttaaacaaaaaaaaaaaaaaaaaaaaaaaaaaagctaagaaATTATCGTAATTACTCTTCATCTACAATAGTATTAATTGAAGTTGAAAAGGATTATATAAAAACAAGACATGATCAACAATTTTCATTGCAAAAAACCTTCAAAAGCGTGAAGGAATTAAATAATAGCAGAGTGCAAGAGacaggagagagaaagagaaagacacAAAGCCATGTGCAATGAGgattaattatttgtttcatcCTTGACCAACATGGAAACTCCATATTGCTAAGGAGCAAGCCCACTAAGCATGAGGAAACATCACATGAGGGGCATCAACATGGAATTGCAGAAAATGACAAGAAAAAGGTAGAAAAGTTGAAAGGTTTGAAGATACTCACAACAGGGTCAGGGGCATCATCTTGCTTGCACATGACCCATGGGACACCCGTGCCGAGTCCAACAGCCATATGAGCTGCCCAATGAGTGTATGCTCTACCAGGAGCCCCATATTCATACTCCAAGGGTCCATACTCATTTTCAATCTGtcatatatatacaacataCTTCTCTCAGTGTATTAAGATATATGGAAAAACTACCAGTCAAGTTCTAATAGGAAAAACCAAGCAGTCCATGAGATCTAGGGAAAAGCTTGAAAACCTGGGATAAAATTATTGGGCCACCTTGAGTTTCAAACAATCGTTCTGCTTTCATCATATTCACAATTTTTGTCGTAAATCGTTGCATATGGTCCTTAAGTATGGCAATtcagaaatcaaaattaatCAGTCTAACTAAATCTCATGTAtgaaatagataaaattatCAGCAGAAACTTCAGGAGCAAGAATAACATTCACCGTACCTTAAAAGGTCCGTTATCTGTTCTAAATTGGATGCCAGGAATGTACTTCAACCAAACAGGGAAGCCCCTACAAAGTGAAAttcaagggaaaaataaaaatgtcttAAAAATCCCAGAACTTTGAAGTTAATTAAGatgattttttctattttttgaatgATGGAATTGTTGTAGTAGTATTACCCAAAGTTCCACTCAGCACAAACATAGGGACCAATCCGGAGATGTACATATAAGCCTGCTTGCTGAACCAGCTTAACGAACTTAACCAGATCATAATTTCCCCCAAAATAgtactacaaaaaaataaataaataaagaaaaattattagtaaACTCCATACCATAGCAAAAACACATAAGCACTtcaaaaaggaagaagaggCCATTATTCATTACTTTGCCCTGTTGAGGCTCATGCCCATTCCAGAAAACATAAGTCTGAATCACATCCAGACCTCCTTCCTTAGCCTTTTGAATAAGATCTGGCCACATCTGCAACCAAAAAGATCCACCAGTTaaacccaaaataataataataataatttagacccatccaaaaatatctatttatcTATATAGTTACCAATTTACacacatacataaatatatataataaacaaaaaactgcATGTTATGAGCAGAGCTTAAAAGAGCCGGAGCTGAAGCAGTACAAGGAAATGGGtaaattatataagttaaaaaaaaaaagtaaataaataaaaagaagaataagaaagagagagagaagcacaTTTAGAATTGTACCTCAGGGGAGCTTCTTGGGTAGTGAATGGATCCAGAAATGAGGATCCTTCTGTGGCCATTGATGATGATAGCCTTAGAGTCATAAGACACAGAGGCTTCAACAAAAGAAACCCAACAAGAACACAAAAACCAGACCACTAATGCATGCCACATTACAAGCTTCAAACCCATTACCATCAacaacccagaaaaaaaaaaaaaaatatttccctTCAGCTGCTCCCCCCCAAAGCAATGGCCTTTTTATTTGtggtgtatatataaaaatattccttctttctttctttctccacACGACTTTATTCTATACTTGGTTCAGAGAAAGACAAAGACAGAGAAAACACCCAGCTGGTAATGTCTTCCGTCCTTTATCTATGAACCActcttttgcttttcttttggtagaaaaaaataataatggcgAGAGAAAATGAAGGTCTTCCAACAGCCTTTTCAGACGCGTAAGTGTAAGATGGATGATTTAATGGCCATTTTGCCAAAATGTAGTTGCTCTGCAGCTGCTTTTAAACACTTCAGGATTGGGGTGGTGTTGGAAAGTTGAAAAATGGGACCCACTTTTTTGTGGGGCCCATCTCCTTTTTGGGTCCCACTCTTTTGGCTTCGCTCTCTCCCTCACTCACAGTGAGCTTCATTTTATTACAATATGGgactaattttaatttcatatctttttaattttttttataatttatcgtcataaaaaaaaaaaaaaaaaaag includes the following:
- the LOC107403993 gene encoding beta-galactosidase 1, with protein sequence MVMGLKLVMWHALVVWFLCSCWVSFVEASVSYDSKAIIINGHRRILISGSIHYPRSSPEMWPDLIQKAKEGGLDVIQTYVFWNGHEPQQGKYYFGGNYDLVKFVKLVQQAGLYVHLRIGPYVCAEWNFGGFPVWLKYIPGIQFRTDNGPFKDHMQRFTTKIVNMMKAERLFETQGGPIILSQIENEYGPLEYEYGAPGRAYTHWAAHMAVGLGTGVPWVMCKQDDAPDPVINACNGFYCDYFSPNKAYKPKMWTEAWTGWYTEFGGPVPHRPAEDLAFSVARFIQKGGAFINYYMYHGGTNFGRTAGGPFIATSYDYDAPLDEFGLLRQPKWGHLKDLHRAIKLCEPALVSADPVVTPLGNYQQAHVFKSKSGACAAFLANYNPNSYAKIAFGNMHYNLPPWSISILPDCKNTVYNTARIGAQSAQMKMTRVPMHGGFSWQAYNEETSSYDDTSFTVVGLLEQINTTRDASDYLWYMTDVKIDPNEGFLKTGKYPVLTVLSAGHALHIFINGQLSGTAYGSLEFPKLTFSSGVNLRAGVNKIALLSIAVGLPNVGPHFETWNAGVLGPVTLNGLNEGRRDLSWQKWSYKVGLKGENLGLHSLSGSSSVEWIQGNSVSRRQPLTWYKTTFNAPAGHAPLALDMGTMGKGQIWINGRSLGRYWPAYKASGRCDGCNYAGTYHEKKCSSNCGEASQRWYHVPHSWLSPTGNLLVAFEEWGGDPNGIFLVRRDIDSVCADINEWQPTLMNWQMQASGKVNKPLRPKVHLSCGLGQKISSIKFASFGTPEGSCGSYREGNCHAHKSYDAFQRSCIGQNSCTVTVAPEIFGGDPCPNVMKKLSVEAICS
- the LOC107403948 gene encoding uncharacterized protein LOC107403948; translation: MFYFCFSLFFFFFFTFSLFVFSFSVFKRLKTIQQQTQDTQLTQKPEQSESDPLGLENSVSETLEDRNHQAFENDPTHLTRSARSLLLEILPSDSPKWESLFENDGGGGDPSSDGSALLDGESSESGGDQRVKKKKKKRTKKKSSISKDDENGEQKFAAAGRGNKGPDSGDKEQDLVCLYPFTSSSSATQRKIKQQYDQLMKCHESKGLTLAQVGQFANCLVEARNELQHKADVIQRKFTITKALLFKADRSSFDRLRQQIYKLELEQKRLEEDAFVYNWLQQQLKLSPAYKKMLEIGAHMEMKAKSGELTESESTDSDFSDISFEELLAQEKKDSFWQRNKNFKSCSS